The Bacteroidales bacterium genome has a window encoding:
- a CDS encoding transposase — protein MSTGYQIEDQEGIFYLTLTIVDWIDIFTRKIYRDLIIDSLRYCQLNKGLDIFAFVIMSNHLHIIVQSIKGDLSGTLRDFKKFTSNNIIQTINDTPESRGVWILERFKLKADQHSRNKEYQVWIQNNHAIQLYSPDFIREKLDYLHNNPVRAGWVDKPEDYIYSSARYYAGLDCLLNISHLGLPWRTIK, from the coding sequence ATGTCAACCGGATATCAAATAGAAGATCAGGAAGGTATATTCTATCTGACCCTGACAATAGTAGATTGGATTGATATTTTTACCCGCAAAATATACCGTGATCTTATAATTGATAGTTTACGTTATTGTCAATTAAATAAAGGCCTTGATATTTTTGCATTTGTTATCATGTCAAATCATCTTCATATAATTGTGCAAAGTATCAAAGGTGATCTCAGCGGAACATTAAGGGATTTCAAAAAATTCACCAGTAACAATATTATTCAAACAATTAACGATACTCCTGAAAGTAGAGGAGTATGGATACTGGAACGATTTAAACTTAAAGCCGATCAACATTCCAGGAATAAGGAATACCAGGTATGGATACAGAATAATCATGCTATACAGTTGTATTCGCCGGATTTTATCCGGGAAAAACTGGATTATTTGCATAATAATCCGGTACGGGCAGGATGGGTTGATAAACCAGAGGATTATATTTATTCAAGTGCGCGGTATTATGCAGGATTGGATTGCCTGTTGAATATTTCGCATTTGGGATTGCCATGGCGGACGATAAAATAA
- a CDS encoding ABC transporter permease, with amino-acid sequence MFQNYFLTAIRNILRTRYFSVIIIAGLALGIAAFGLVYNYVSHELSFDKFNEHYHSVYRLETPEWALTGTAYAPEISAAFPEIVNGIRVSCWEGGNVTVRIEDRMLSLDNLIYADSGFFDVFSFRFLSGNPQTCMNTPNSVVLTTETARKLFGNDDPVGRSFKINNKVILTVTGIIEDVADFHLKIHAVTPFKTLTAFYDQPDFLNQYGTWNYYTYFRLKENADKTLLEKKINAFYKGRIFWEDREPEFSLRPLKELYFTQVKNDFPMTKASKPMLRIYMLVAVFILIIACVNFINLAIAKAGTRIREIGVRKVTGAGKKNLIIQFMGESVIYAFISMIIGIIIMDLIRPVFNSLVQRDLELFSSGWAGILILVFFLPLTIGVVAGFYPAMYLTGFNVLTTLKGLKTRVKESLLFRRTLIIIQFTISIALIISTFTVYKQLRFMRSSDPGYNRENVILLPMNRSLDSHYEAFRSMLLQNPSVKGMARSTQSLENVGWQESLDINTERKPYTYLGTDTEFMTLMGLTMAEGRTFRPDSPSDSGKVIINEQAVAYFGLKEPVIGSIIGTGERRLEVLGVARDFHFRSMHSPISPLVIGLRKDWLSTVNIRIDQADPEKTIRIIESAWNKLSPEYQFEYRFLDQNYENLYNNEKRLARTFVYLAILAIFIACIGLLGLSSFMTERRIKEIGIRKTLGDTTQGIVMRLSAEFGALVLIAGFISAPVAFFGMKAWLNTFAYHVSMDALIIAGACIIALLIALVTVYIQINRIANRNPVEALRYE; translated from the coding sequence ATGTTTCAGAATTACTTTCTCACTGCCATCCGGAACATTCTCCGCACCCGCTATTTCTCTGTCATCATCATTGCCGGCCTCGCCCTGGGCATAGCTGCATTCGGCCTAGTATACAATTATGTGAGCCATGAATTGTCATTCGACAAATTCAATGAACATTACCATTCGGTATACAGGCTTGAAACGCCGGAATGGGCATTGACCGGAACCGCCTACGCTCCTGAAATATCAGCGGCTTTCCCCGAAATTGTAAACGGTATACGGGTTTCCTGCTGGGAAGGTGGAAATGTAACGGTAAGAATAGAGGACAGAATGTTGTCGCTTGATAATCTAATCTACGCAGATTCGGGATTTTTCGATGTATTTTCCTTCAGGTTTCTTAGCGGGAATCCTCAGACATGTATGAATACCCCAAACTCAGTTGTTCTTACAACAGAAACCGCCCGAAAGCTTTTTGGGAATGATGATCCTGTCGGCCGGAGCTTTAAAATAAATAATAAGGTTATTCTTACTGTAACGGGGATTATCGAAGATGTAGCAGATTTTCATCTGAAAATACATGCGGTTACGCCTTTCAAAACACTGACAGCTTTTTATGATCAGCCGGATTTCCTGAACCAGTATGGAACATGGAACTATTATACGTATTTCAGGCTAAAAGAAAATGCAGACAAGACATTGCTTGAAAAGAAAATCAATGCCTTTTATAAAGGTCGTATTTTCTGGGAAGACAGAGAACCGGAATTCTCACTCCGGCCGCTGAAAGAATTATATTTTACCCAGGTAAAAAATGATTTTCCCATGACAAAGGCCAGTAAACCGATGCTGCGCATCTATATGCTTGTGGCTGTATTCATACTGATCATTGCCTGTGTGAATTTCATAAACCTGGCAATTGCCAAGGCGGGAACCAGGATAAGGGAAATCGGGGTAAGAAAAGTAACCGGCGCCGGAAAGAAAAATCTGATCATTCAGTTTATGGGTGAATCGGTTATATATGCATTCATATCCATGATTATCGGCATCATAATTATGGACTTGATCAGGCCTGTTTTCAACAGCCTCGTGCAGCGCGATCTTGAATTGTTTTCATCAGGATGGGCAGGAATTTTAATCCTTGTCTTTTTTCTGCCACTTACAATTGGTGTTGTGGCCGGATTTTATCCCGCTATGTATCTTACCGGCTTCAATGTTCTTACAACATTGAAGGGTTTGAAGACGAGAGTAAAGGAATCCCTTTTATTCAGGCGCACTCTGATAATAATTCAGTTCACCATTTCAATAGCCCTGATCATTTCTACATTCACAGTATATAAACAACTGCGGTTTATGAGAAGCAGCGACCCGGGATATAACAGGGAAAATGTTATCCTCTTACCCATGAACCGCTCACTGGATAGTCATTATGAAGCTTTCAGGTCGATGCTGCTTCAGAATCCTTCAGTTAAAGGTATGGCTCGCAGCACTCAATCGCTCGAAAATGTAGGCTGGCAAGAGAGTCTTGATATCAATACGGAAAGAAAACCTTACACATACCTGGGAACTGACACTGAATTCATGACGCTGATGGGGTTAACTATGGCAGAGGGAAGGACTTTCAGACCGGATTCGCCATCCGATTCAGGTAAGGTCATTATCAATGAACAGGCAGTTGCTTATTTCGGGCTCAAAGAACCGGTTATTGGATCGATCATAGGAACCGGGGAACGGCGGCTGGAAGTGCTGGGCGTAGCACGAGACTTTCATTTCCGTTCCATGCACAGTCCGATCAGTCCTTTAGTAATCGGATTAAGAAAGGATTGGCTTTCAACGGTCAACATCCGGATTGATCAGGCTGATCCTGAAAAAACAATCCGTATCATTGAATCTGCCTGGAATAAGCTGAGTCCCGAATATCAGTTTGAATACCGGTTCCTCGATCAGAATTATGAAAACCTGTATAACAACGAAAAGAGGCTGGCCAGGACTTTTGTTTACCTTGCCATCCTGGCCATTTTCATAGCATGCATAGGTCTGCTGGGTTTATCCTCATTTATGACGGAAAGAAGGATCAAGGAAATCGGAATCCGCAAGACCCTTGGCGATACAACGCAGGGCATTGTAATGCGACTTTCGGCCGAATTCGGGGCCCTTGTTTTGATAGCAGGTTTCATATCTGCACCTGTTGCTTTTTTTGGGATGAAGGCCTGGCTGAATACATTTGCCTATCATGTGTCAATGGATGCATTGATAATTGCCGGCGCCTGTATCATCGCCCTTTTAATAGCCCTTGTAACAGTCTACATACAAATCAACCGGATCGCCAATCGCAACCCGGTTGAAGCGTTGCGGTATGAGTAA
- a CDS encoding glycoside hydrolase family 172 protein gives MNKKVFYFLALCLIPFLANSQVTYNGLENNMGNLFRLSNAQSRSISPENFTGEKGKGGMADPVNKDKPNEANASWAARDLGQGWKVNPYIRIKSGETVTIAEINGSGAIEHIWMTPTGTWRFTIIRIYWDDETEPSVECPIADFFCMGWNEYAPLVSLPVCVNPGSAFNCYWTMPFRKKCKITMQNINEEEPMTLYYQIDYTLTNVPDDAAYFHAQYRRSNPNETSVYTIADGIKGKGQFVGVYLAWGVNNNGWWGEGEIKFYIDGDSKFPTICGTGTEDYFCGSYNFDRNGKYTEFCTPYSGLVQVIRPDGTYKSQQRFGLYRWHINDPIRFEKDLKITIQDLGWHQGGRYLQQQSDISSVCFWYQAHPHAAFPKLPDWRGLEVI, from the coding sequence ATGAACAAAAAAGTTTTTTATTTCCTTGCGTTGTGCCTTATTCCGTTCCTGGCAAATTCCCAGGTTACATACAACGGACTTGAAAACAATATGGGCAACCTGTTTCGCCTGTCCAATGCCCAGTCGCGTTCCATAAGTCCCGAGAATTTCACAGGTGAAAAAGGGAAAGGCGGAATGGCAGATCCCGTGAATAAAGATAAACCCAATGAAGCGAATGCCTCATGGGCGGCACGCGACCTGGGACAGGGATGGAAGGTAAATCCCTACATACGCATTAAATCAGGTGAAACGGTCACAATAGCCGAGATTAACGGTTCCGGCGCCATTGAACATATATGGATGACACCCACGGGAACCTGGCGTTTTACCATCATCCGCATTTACTGGGATGATGAAACCGAACCTTCGGTAGAATGCCCGATTGCTGATTTCTTCTGTATGGGATGGAATGAATACGCTCCATTAGTGTCCCTTCCTGTTTGTGTAAACCCGGGCAGTGCATTTAACTGTTACTGGACCATGCCGTTCAGGAAAAAGTGTAAAATAACGATGCAGAACATCAATGAAGAAGAGCCGATGACGCTTTATTACCAGATAGACTATACACTTACGAATGTTCCCGACGATGCCGCCTATTTTCACGCACAATACAGGAGGTCGAACCCCAATGAAACATCGGTTTATACTATTGCCGATGGTATTAAAGGGAAAGGACAGTTTGTGGGCGTATACCTGGCCTGGGGAGTTAACAACAACGGCTGGTGGGGCGAAGGTGAAATCAAATTTTATATTGACGGCGATTCAAAATTTCCAACAATCTGCGGAACAGGAACTGAGGATTACTTCTGCGGATCGTATAATTTCGACAGGAACGGTAAATACACGGAGTTCTGTACACCGTATTCGGGACTTGTACAGGTTATCAGACCTGATGGAACCTACAAATCGCAACAACGCTTTGGTTTGTACAGGTGGCATATAAACGATCCGATCCGGTTTGAGAAAGATCTTAAAATAACCATTCAGGACCTGGGATGGCACCAGGGTGGCCGTTACCTGCAGCAACAGTCGGATATTTCATCGGTTTGCTTCTGGTACCAGGCGCATCCGCATGCCGCCTTCCCCAAGTTACCGGATTGGAGGGGATTGGAGGTAATTTAA